From Daphnia magna isolate NIES linkage group LG2, ASM2063170v1.1, whole genome shotgun sequence:
ATTAATGTGTGAATTAGCGATAGACATACCCATGGCTAAGAGGCCATGAAGGAGCTCCCCAGACATTTCGGATTCCATCGCCTGTTCAATGGTTTTTCCAGAAATCTTCTTATATTCCTGGAAAATCAGGTAAGCATGACGCTGGCCAGCGTGACCCAAAATTTCCACAAAAGCGTTTTCGTCCGTACCGACGGTTCCCTCACCTGGAAAATCGGatgttttattgcattttaaaCGTacaactttttatttttaaattttacccGCGTTATAGAGAATCTGGGCTTGCTCTTCAGCCTTGGCTGGATCATAAGCGTAATTATCTCTAAGTCcctataaaaataaattgtgtTAAATTGGAATAGATGTTACGGGCGTATTAAAACTTTTTCAAACCTGGAGGGCCATAACGAGCAGGCGCTGAAATGGTCCGGATGTATCTCCCTGAATGTCCGCCTCCAGTGAGGAACCATACACTGtgacacaaataaaaaagaatttaaaccAAATCCAGTAAAATTCAATTAGAAAGTAAATATTACGCTTTTCGTAAGCAGCGGCGATTTGAACAATTTCATCATATGGTCGGGAGCAGAGGATTTCCACCAAGACATCATCGCTGGTTCCAATACCCTTCATGGCTTTGTACAGTTGCTTGGCGCAATATTCATCGGTAGGCAACATCAGACCAATGATGACATTCTCGAAATTGCCACCCAATTCGCTCTTCAGATCGGCAATCAAATCCTGCTTAAATAATGTCAATAATGGACAGGATGATGACTGTGGTCTGCCTTAATTCTACAACTTGAGCTGATCCGTTGcgaaataacaaaagaaaagaaaacaaaaaacggacGCCATCAGCAAACGGTGAGATACTTGACAATGTGATGAtaaactataaaaattgcggaattatttctttttcgtatGGAAAATTGACTgccgaggagggaaaggaagCGCGATCGGACGCATTCGGTAGTGGTAGATGGTTCTGACTCATTTACCCTGGGTTTTTTGTTGCTCCCCTCTTCGACCTGGAAAGAGGAGAGACGAACACTTAGCACATGTTCGATTTTACAACATAACAAGAACACGGTTTCCCAACACAAATTGGAAGCTAATAAACACACACTATGAAATGGATGGAATGAAAGTTAAGGGAAGATCAAAGCCACCACcctctattatttttttccctgttTATCATGCATCGTAGTTAAACGCTTACAAGCAAGCGGGGCGCGTTATTGTGAAATGGCGGAATcgattcaataaaaaaaaaatccttttttgttCCTGGTATTCTATGACAAACGTTTAGTTTCAACGACATTAAGAGATAACAATTTTGCCGTGTTCGCGTTCGTGCCAGTTACGATGTAATTGAAACTTTGGGGGATCGATTCGCAATTTTTGTGCCATTAACAACACGCACATTTTGGATGAAATTTCTATTATGACTTATGGAAACTAGTTAATCTCgcaaaattaaaaacgaaTATGAATCGACGATTCTTTTGGGGGATCATCAACAGACAAGAACTGAAAAATAATCGACTTCGTTTAAATAAACCGAGAAAAACGGAAACAACTTGCCAAGGACGGatcaggaaagaaaaaaaaacgcaaataTAATGAAATTATTGCAAACTGCATATTCCGTAATGCTTGTTTACGAGCGATATCTAcgataattttcttttttaaacaagcGTAGCTACACGGGGAAAAAATAAGGTTGTTTCGTGCGATAGAAAAAGGCGTGGGTAATGGAACCCTTCCGGCGTGAATGTGTAACGGAAAATGCATTACCCGACCGAATTCCTTCTTGTAAGCTTCGGTGATGGCTTGGCGTTGGGCGTTGGATCGCAGGCACAGAATGTCGATGATGACTTGTTCATCCGTACCAAATCCTTTCATAGCAGCTCGCCTTTAttaaaggtaaaacaaaatagaTATTAAATTAGAAAACGCAACAATATCCATGTTGTACAGTCATAAAAACGGGGACagggaaatagaaaaaaaaaaaaatatttacaatgCATGGGCGTCGGCGACCGCATCGAAATTAGCTGCTGGCACCACAGTTGGAACTTCCTAAACATTAATATTTATTAATCAGAATTTacttaattaaaaaatgatttaggTTGAGTTCTGAAATAATTCTGTTTtcgatttcaatttttgtcGTCGCCAATCTTCCTGACGACAAAAATTCGTGCaggtaatttctttttttattgtccgcaatacaaaattcttttattatttgttttcttcaatttcaTTCAACGTAGATAAACAAAAAGCTCTCAACGTcgaataatattaaaatatcgCCTTTCACGTAGACCGTGGTAAAGCGTACAACATGTGCGTTCGGCGGTTGGTACGTTGACGCGTACACACATGGAAGGGTGCTAACGAGTCATAGACACAACTGTATTGATTCCAGACGGCCTCGACGCCGCTACACACGCGACCTGCTTTCGGTTACGGGGCCATCGCATGCTCGTCTGCGGCTGGCCTGGATAAGGCTATTGCTCAAGGTTTTCACACAAAATGGAAAACCCTTATGCGATAGGATTTCGCTTTAGGAtgcgtgtttctttttctccgtcCATCTTGGAGGCTGAATAAAGAAGAATTTGACTATAGAGAAGGGCGATCGATCACGCTGtacttttttctctttggctGGCGTGGGAACAAACCCTTGGTTCACGTTGATTGTACGGTCGTTGAACCCACACATCAAAGTTTACCTAAAGATATATCAAGTTACGGATCTTTGAAATACCACTCACTGCACCTCTCAATACGCATTCGTTTGTTTTTAGTATATCAATATTGAATGTGAAAACAGAAATTTGATCAAACCGCAAGTCTCACACCGCAGACGTGCTGCCGAGCATGATTACCCTTACCACAAAAGGTTCTGGAcgctcctttctttttttgacagtcacagaagtaaaaaaaaatgggacgtcagaaaatggaaaacaagaATTTTAATGGAAAAATTGGAATTTCACGGAATGTCGGTCGAGAACGTGGCTACAGCagcgaaaaaaatattgtgagGAACGAAGAAGTCATGAATCAAACCCAGTTTGCGGCCGTTTCCCGTTCGTTTACAACATCGGCCAAGCGCTTTCTAATCCGCCGCTGGTATGTATGGACTATTACCGGCATCATCCCCAACTCCACCATATTCTTTTGTTCTTAttgaatgttttaaaaaaaatttgattaacTACAACAAATTTTAGTTCCtccatttttcatttgacaTTCAAATGTATGTGTAGGAGGGCCACTCGTAGTGCTAGGCTTGCAATACGTATTATGTGTCAGATCTGAAAATTCGTGAAAGACCATGTCATGCTTCGCAAGGTCTTTGTCTAGTTGCAACTTTCCTTCCCATTTTGTGtcaaagcaataaaaaaacgaaggaTATAATCGTTATAAAACTGGCCATCTGACCAGCATTAGATGTAaatccatcatttttttttatcacaatACTTCGTCACGGATTTATCTCTTACGGAGCACCAAACTTCAGTTAACTAGTCCTTgaaaacgtttcttttttcctcattTCAAGGAGGAAGGCACGGCTTGCAAAAATGACGTCATGGGCACATTTTGGAGAATGCAAAATGATAGTTGAAAGAAATAAACTTACCGCGTACTCTTCCATATCGCCAGACAGAGACACTAGAATCGAAACAAATCAAATTCGTTAGAAAAGATGAtagaaataaagaacaaatcaaaagaattttcaaCTTACTTTTGCTAGTTTACGGTGGATATTTAGGTCCTTTAAAAAGAGTGAACGAAACACACGTCTGTTTAGCAACAGCGACAACGCCCGACTGAAACTTCTCCCTCCGGCCCGGTGCCAGCAAGCATGGCCGCCTCTGTGCCGCAGACCGATCTGTTCGTAGGCGTACgcttctcttcttttccatCATGCACTAAAAAGTTCTTTTTTACGAAATCAACAGTAACAAAAACTAAACACATCCTGAatctgttttcctttttcttttttttttttgctctgtaTATCTGGTTGGTGTAGGATTAAACATTGCCAAGTTTTTCCAGTTTGATTCCATGTTCTTTTTCATACTTTTTCCCAACGATGAACGTGTGTTGCAAGAACGGCCAGAAAGTAGCAGGTCCCTACAAGcctaaaaataaattgactGCAGGAGACTACAGTAATATTAGAAGCCAGTCTcttttgacgaaaaatttgTACGGGGaaaatttagttttgttaaaaaaaggaaaatccgCGCACGCGGCTGTGTGTGTATTCCGAGTTATTCTGTACACAACGCATTTTCTCGGTTTTGTATGGTACAACGTAGGGGGCCGGAGGGAAGGGTtgataaaatttcaatttcctaTCGGATACATCGTGAGGGAATTTCGAGACGCGGGAGAACGAATGCGTCTGTGAGAGAGACGGTAAAATGACGGTAAAATCAAGACGGAGTAGAATAACTTTGGCCTCGACATAAAGAAACTCAATAAACGCGCTATTAAGTTAACGGGTTTGGCTTCGAAAAAATTGCCCGAGATTATTTACAATAGTCGTTCCTATTTAGAAAAAATGCTAATAGACGGATTCAGCACTTTTGCAGATGACTATGACCATCTCTGCGGAACATTAAATCCATTTCACATAATGAAATGTTTAGCGCAAAAACGGAAGAGAGACCGCCAAACGCCCCGAGCAAGGGAGTGAAAAGGAATGAGACAGACTATGACATCATGTACAGAGCTTTCGGAGTTTGAGAAATTGTAGTTCTGGCGTACCTGCGTTTAATTTTACATGAGAGAAGATGAACCGGGTGTGGGCATGATCATGTTGGATGTACTCGGTGCACCTAAGTTATTGACATTACTCGTGCCAAGCTGGAGGAAAGACGTAAGTGGCTGTTCTATCCACGTAATCAGTGCATGTTCTGGAGATTGGTGAGAGGCATAATTGTCCTTCATAAGTAGTTGAGAAAAGTTGGCGTGGGTTTGGTATGCTTCGGCTTCCCGACTTCCGTCACCGCACATTCGATACAAATCTTGGTTCAAAAGTATTAGTCAGCATTGACACCAATGAGTTTCAAGGTTGTTTTATGAATAAGCTACCTTTCAGGATGGCTGACGCCCACAGCTGTATGTGAACATCCGGAATTTTCGAGGCCAGTTGCATTGCCGGCGTGACCATGTTCATTGCCTCACGACTGTTGCCCAACGAGAGGAAAATATGACCGAGTAATACAAGGGAGCAGGAAGTAAGTCGGTTTAGGTCTTCGGCGTTCGCCATTTTCAATGTTTCCCTTAAATACCGCCTAGATTCCattaaaaaagaggaaaaacaatGCTTACAAATATTTCAAACGAGATTTACAGCTTTACGTACTTGGCTTCGTTGTATCGAGCTTGAAAGAAACACTGAAGTCCTTGAACATAGAAAGCAGCTGCTCGCAAGCTGTGCGAGTGCGACGGCAACGTTTCGGGGTTGAtattttcaattaatttattaaaatCACCTTCGCGTTTCATTCTTAAGTAAACAATGGCAAGATTCAAGTTCGCGAATGTCCACAGCTCACGATCCGTAGTGCTCTAAAATGGGAGGCAATTTCGAAATATAAATTAAGTGATAACTATAGGACATCATTCTGTTTAGCATACTCTAAGTGCAACATTTAGTTGGGCTTCTGCAGCTTCCATGGAGTTCATGCTCATTGCATAGAGACCCAAAAGCGTGTGCAACTGTGCCGAATGAGCAGCGAGCAAACGGGGCGGACCGGCTGCACACAATTGAGCCGCTGTGGCTACTTCCCGTATTGCTTGACCTTTTTGACCCATGACCAGCCgacacagaatcaaatgttCCAACAGAAGAATGTGGAAGGAGGTGAGGATACTTCGATTGTCGGACACTGGAAATTCAATTAACATTAATCATAAGCTTCGTGTGATTGCAACAGCTACTTACATTTAAGTTTTTCGATTTGCAGGAACGCTTTCTCTGTATATTTCTGGGCTTTATCCATGTATCCTGCTTGCATCGAGTGCATAACTGTCACGACATAAACTAAAACGCACAGGTGTTCCTTCGACATCCACACAAACATATCACCAGAATTCCCAGCCGATACATCTAGATGCAGAATTGATGGTGAGATAATCAAAGAACTTGAACGACGGATTTCCATGTAAAATTACCTTCATCGCTTGGCATTAAATTGGGTTGCGTAATAGTTTGAATACTTTGTTGCAATTGTTTTAAGTATGGCTTAACACTTTTGACCTGTCCAGACATCAAGCACTGACATACCTATGAAACAAACAATGGAAATTTAGCGATGTTTTATAAAGCAATATCAATCAAAATTTACCTGCAggactaaaaaaaatatttttaaatacttcTTTTTGTTGAAGAGAGCCCTGCCAATTATCAATGATTGGTCCCACTTGAGCTAATAGGGGGTGAAGTTCATTGAACTTCTTATCAATCAACAGCAACTTTATAGgtatacaaaataaataaatgtctTTAGCCATAAAAGAGTCATTGTGACAGGAATACCATGCATTTGCTTAAGGTGAACAGGAGTCTAGAATACTGAGCTCCAGAGATGTGTGCGTAGTCAGCACCAACTCCCAAAAGACCACAGGCTGACAGATAATCTCTTTCATTGGAATGAATTTGCTggggaaaacaacaaaattaaataagaaaatcaatcaaaaataGAATTTTAATAATTGTATATGATTACAGCTAGCTGGAAGAGTAATCTGCAATGCCAGAAAACATTTTGCTGGGACATCTCTATCGTTTTTCTAAGCAGAGGTTTAGCCAGGTTGGTCTGGTTTTGTTGCTCGTAAAGTTCTGCAAGCAAACTTGCAGATTCATATTTGATATCATCAAACGCAGCAATATTCTGTGATAAAGACCACTACAAGACAAAGGAATCACAGTTAGAAAGAGTTAAATGGTTCAAATTAGATATTGCTTACAGCTTGTTCCAAGTGAGAACGGGCCaaatcaacatttttcgtGTAGAGTACAAGAATATTTCCTAACTGAAGATGTGTCCTAGCTTCCACACGTGGCGGGGGTTTAAAAGTAAATACAGTTTGAAGACACTGGACACACATGCGAATATTCGGGGGCGTCGAAACCCGAAAATGTTCAGCCAACCCTAATAGGGCGAGGTACCAAGCGTCCTGTGAAGAAGTTGACGCCATCACTCCACTGCTTTGCCACCGGAAGAAGTGGTGGACTTAAAGGTTCACGTTCTCAGACACACAATCCAGCTAGATATCCAGAGTTTCGTTTTggtatataaagaaaaaaaattcgagCAATTTGGACTCGAACTGATTCTTGGGTATACCAAATAGTCGATAGACATGCAAACTTCCGATTTACGTAGAAATCGATTACTTTTCGTTTCGTCTGCTAGTCATtctaaaaattataaattatcATGCCGCTCATATCCtcataataaaaagaaagatcgTCCGCAATCGCCTATATTCCCCAGATATGAATCGAATGTGTCATTGCAAGGGAGATTGTTGCTTCCGGGGTTACTGAAATGCAGTCCTGTTATTCATTCAGGAGTGTTCttctattatttcttgttAATTTTGCTCTCCACAGATCAAACGGTGAGTTTCTCAAAGCGGGTTCTATAATGTATCTGGAACCACTATGAATAAGTGGGTACTTTGATTACCTGCGGTAAAATGCATACGTACTAAAAagttgcaatttttttaattcttgcAGGATGCTCGGAAATTCAACAATTAATTCATTCCTTACCTTATTTAAGTTTGACTGACACAAAATGTCTAATAGGGAATAATTGTTCTTCTCTACAATGCACATCAACAGctgaagtaaaaatttttttttacattgtttGATAATAAATAATACTTTTCCTTATCATAGAAGACAAAATTTTCTGTTGGTTTTGCTGTGACATGTGATAATGATCCAGCTATAGAAATAAATGCCAATATTCCTACCTCAGGAATTATTTCATGGCATGCAACATTTAATGATCAAACAGAAAAAGTGATTCCTGGTTGGTGAAACAGAGCATGTTATATTACAAAACCAATCTTCTAGCAACCTTTGTATTTAATATTCCCCTAGGCTATTTTTTTCCTACATCCCAAAACCACACCGTTCAAAGACAAGGCTATCTGAAAGTTAGTTTAAAGAAGTCTTCTGATAGAGATTCATTTGTGTTACTGAGCCTAACACTCAAGGGTTGTGAAAACATCCAGGAGAATCAGGGAATTGACTATTCCTGCactcaaaaacaaataattaacAGTCAACAACTTGCATGTGGAAAAGGAAAATTAAACAATCAACAGAAATTATGTTCCTTGTTTCGACCGTTCGAATGTGGTGCAAAAGAAACATGTTCACAAATTGATAAATCCGATCATGGCGAATGCCAATGCTTCAAGGGATATGCAAGAGATGAAGATGGGACTTGCTCTACAATAATAGCTCACCCTCAAGTTTCAACTGTTTCAcctaacaaacaaaaatctaacGAAACGGACGTGTCGGAGTCGACGAAAGACCGTAAGTCTTGAAGTGCTTTATCCCCATCCGATTTTCAAATTCACAAGTTTTTCATTATGCTTCTCTAGCTGCCGCGTTTGCAGTGAATATAGTGGTCCCACTTCTTATGCTAATACTGGTCACAGCTTTACTGTACGCAGCATATAAACACGGATTAATCCATCAGTGTCTGGTTAGTTGGTGCGGGAGAACTACTGAAACTGTTTTGCTCACAGATGATGATGATTCACCCTTGGCTTGAGATTGCTTGGATATAACCTCGGATCATGAAAAAACTGGAAAGTTAGAAATACATATACATATTATAAAGACAATGACAAGAAAAACTAGTGTATTATCATTGAATCACTTCCGAAATACAACTGCAGGGAGAAAACGGTAGTACAATACAACGAAGCGAAATATCCACAGCACAGGAAATAAGAGGGGTGAAATGAAGAATCAACTATTGATTGCGATCTAATTCTCATTCTACTCCGGTAGAAAGTGCTGCTTCTGCTTTGGTAGATACATACACACCACACACACTCGAacgcatacacacacacgatGGATAAGTTCAATCCCATTTACGATGTTTAAAAATGTGGTTAAATGGAAGTGCATTAACATTTCCTTAGTCAAAAAGCGACGCAACACTAGCAACATacaaacacatttttctgttGAAAAACTCCCATTTCGTCCCTATGAATGTTAAAAATTTTGTGATACCCAATTATACTCTTAAACTCAAACggagagaaggaaaaataataagatCGGGATCGAATATATTCCGGGGTGATACAAACGCAataaagaaaccaaaaaaagactGAAAAGTGGGTGGATTTAAGTAAATTTAGGGGAGGAGAAGGGGGGAGTACTCTACCCAAGTCATTGACCAAGATGTTGAAGACTGATTTCAAAACTGTTGTCTCAACCCCCTGCAAAAGTGTAGGAAAGACGTAgcgatgaaaaaaggaaaacaaatgaagttGAACGGAATAAGCCAAGTTATTTTGTCCTAAATTTGTACAATAGAAGTGAAAGATGCTCTAAATTAGCTTTCATAAGCAACCCTCTTCCAGTATAACAACGGAACTATGTGcagcacaaaagaaaaaaaaataataataaaaaaaaaaaacgaatttcttTACTTggtattaaaaaataattaaaaaaaattggttaaTGAAGAGGACATGGAGGATTGATGGTGGTATAGGACAAATAGTCAAACGTGGTGCCTCAAATTTTCTGAATTTTCTGTCCAACCACTACCGGATTGTTTCGGCGGATTTCTTCTGCTCCAAGTTCACGATAATTAAACGAGCATTCATGTTTGTCTGAATATCGATGCACAGAACAGTAAAGGCCTCCGCAACGGCATTCGAAACCTGTTCATGatgaaaaatgatgaaatCTTAAGAAAGCTGCAATGCGATAGAGGCACGACCACCGGATAGGCCTAAGTTCGACGGACTCATACCTGTTAATCCAACCTTCTTACGACAAGTAGCACAacggtttttcttcttctttccatcTTTATCCAGGGCTTCTGCAGCATCACTGTCTCCTTCAGCTACTGAACTGCTCAGACTGCTACTACTGGTTGCAGCAGATAGGGTGGAAGTGGCTGCCCCAATCTTGTTAATTAATATTTGAGATTGAAAATTAGTGAAAAtgcacaacaacaaaaaaactaaaataataataattttctaGCCAtacttctttgttttcagAGGAAGGTACAGGTATTGCGGGTGATGCAACAGGAAGGGAGGTTCCTGTTGTGATCAAGGATGTTGAGCTATTAGAGGCCACAGCGGTTATGGAAGTGGGGCTGCTACGGCCAGGGCTAGTTGTATTctggctgctgttgctagtTGGAGAAGGGGGTTGCTGCTGCTTCTTTTTTACAGCCTAGATATGGATATGTTCAACAGTTACTTTGAATGCTTCAAGAATGTACAGAAAGAAATAGcctttaaaaaacatgaaGACACACCTCTTTGAAACACACTGAACACATCCCATCAGTGGCAGGATTTCCATAGAAGCCACAACCTGATCTGCAAAGGGTTGGAGGAGCTTGCATGTTGGATTCCTGTTCCATATTTTTAGGATGAGAGGTTCTGAGGTTGTCTGTTTCAACTCTTTGCAGATTACAAAACTGCAGAGCCACTCAGCTGAAGATGAGAAAGCTGTCTAACCTGGTTAAaccaaaacgaaaagaaaaaaaaaacccgtcaGTATTGACTAtactttcaagaaaaaaaaaaaaaaaaggaaaaaaatcgtGATGATCTGATTGAAggagaaataagaaaacacaAGCTCTAATAAGTTGAGCCTTGACTTGGCCTTGACGACCCCCCTTGGTTCTCTTATCCTTCCGTGGTTcttggcacacacacacacgtatcaCAACccattttaacaaaaaaaaacacgataTTCTCGCACTCAATGATCACTGGTTAAGCTGAAATACAATATCAACCGATTGCATAAAAGATGATTCACCTGTAAGTTGTAGAAATGACGAAAatggaacaaagaaaaaccagaGCTTGCAAAGAGGAGGAGAAAAGGCGTAGTGCACGTAGTTTAGTGAACAGAAAGAGTGAGGGCGCTCGAGATGGGGATGTGATGAACCAGCtgggaaaaaagggaaaagtttTTTCCCTTCCTTTTCTCGCGTCGGCGACGTTGCCTTTTGCTTTTAATTCGAGCGAAGCTACtaatcaaaatcaaacaaatctTGCGTATTTTTACcaattatttttctcttaatAAGCTggaaaatgtattttaaatttttctgatGGAAGATCACGGGCTGAATCCGTCTTGCTTGCTGTTTTTTGGTTCTCTAGttcaaaaagagagaaaacttGTTTGATGACGTCAGAACAGCTGATCGCCTTTCTCTGCCTTTCTTTTGGTTCGATTTCCTTTCTGATTCCCCACGCGCTCGCATAAACACAAACCGAAGTCTACAAATCCGTGCAAAAGCAGAATACGTTGAGAAGTTTCTCACTGTGGGTAATCTATGCTGTAATATCagagaaaaagagggggaaaaaacgaAGTTGTTAATCAAATCCGTCTTTCGACTGTGACAAACTACGTGGTCTAATCCAAGAATAGCTACAAGCACTAAACACGATTTCACTCAAACAATAACACAACTACGCAGATTGGTGAACAAGTCCAGCCTACCACGTAAAAGAGAACTATCCGCGGCAGAACACGTAAGGCGAACGATTCGCAACTGACTCGACGAACTGAAtattacaaaaataaaagacgcaATGGAGAGCTTGTTCCTGCGTTGTGTGGCAAGGGGAGATTTCCCAATATATACGATTTTTTATAAAAGCTTAAAGTAAAAGAAACAGCACCAATGGTCCTGTACCATAAATTGGGGCTCGAGGTGGTATAGACGGAGGAGGCGGAGCTCCTCTTCCGTATCCGCCCAAATGTGCGACAGGGAGGGAGGTCAACGAAGAGGACCCTGATAGCTCTCGAGTGGCGAAGCATACAGCTAGTGGGGTTGTATCTGTGTTACGTCATTTCTACTCCTTCGATTCCATGTCACTATACAGGCCCAACGAGGCCATACGTGACTTGGCAATTTTTAGGAAATGTTAGAGGATTTgtcaacgccatctaccgCCTTCGGGCATCGtgattcaaaaaatttaaagaaacaaaactatGAGTGACAACTTTGACTTTTCGgaggaaaattttttaaagctaaGTGAAAAAATGATATTCGGCAATTGAATTTTATCGGAAAACTATCGATCTTCCTCGATGACTGGCTAATTCGTTAAGATTTTCCGCCAGATTCGCTGCTGACATGTCGCATTTTAAAGACGTCAGTGTTACAATTCTCATGTTGGTAAATCCAGTATATTTTCTTACGGTTCCTCTGGCAAAATCCACCTGACGTATGTCTAGTTGTAGACGGGCGGAAGTCAGGAAGGAAAACAATATATCATGAATTTTTGTCATACCCTGATTGTGTGAACATATTCGACCTCCAAATGAAACATGGAAAACGAAACGATGATTCGCGAAGGAGGAAACGCAATGTGCCTTGGCCGTCAGCGAAAAGAGGAAATGTGCGCAATCAGCAAAt
This genomic window contains:
- the LOC116916928 gene encoding annexin B10 isoform X6; amino-acid sequence: MSLSGDMEEYAEVPTVVPAANFDAVADAHALRAAMKGFGTDEQVIIDILCLRSNAQRQAITEAYKKEFGRDLIADLKSELGGNFENVIIGLMLPTDEYCAKQLYKAMKGIGTSDDVLVEILCSRPYDEIVQIAAAYEKLYGSSLEADIQGDTSGPFQRLLVMALQGLRDNYAYDPAKAEEQAQILYNAGEGTVGTDENAFVEILGHAGQRHAYLIFQEYKKISGKTIEQAMESEMSGELLHGLLAMVKTVHNRPAYFAERLEAAMKGLGTDDDALIRIIVSRCEIDLANIKFEYERMHGKTLLSAVKGETSGDYRNALLALIGSA
- the LOC116916928 gene encoding annexin B10 isoform X4: MSLSGDMEEYAEVPTVVPAANFDAVADAHALRAAMKGFGTDEQVIIDILCLRSNAQRQAITEAYKKEFGRQDLIADLKSELGGNFENVIIGLMLPTDEYCAKQLYKAMKGIGTSDDVLVEILCSRPYDEIVQIAAAYEKLYGSSLEADIQGDTSGPFQRLLVMALQGLRDNYAYDPAKAEEQAQILYNAGEGTVGTDENAFVEILGHAGQRHAYLIFQEYKKISGKTIEQAMESEMSGELLHGLLAMVKTVHNRPAYFAERLEAAMKGLGTDDDALIRIIVSRCEIDLANIKFEYERMHGKTLLSAVKSEEEAGETSGDYRNALLALIGSA
- the LOC116916928 gene encoding annexin B10 isoform X5, which gives rise to MSLSGDMEEYAEVPTVVPAANFDAVADAHALRAAMKGFGTDEQVIIDILCLRSNAQRQAITEAYKKEFGRDLIADLKSELGGNFENVIIGLMLPTDEYCAKQLYKAMKGIGTSDDVLVEILCSRPYDEIVQIAAAYEKLYGSSLEADIQGDTSGPFQRLLVMALQGLRDNYAYDPAKAEEQAQILYNAGEGTVGTDENAFVEILGHAGQRHAYLIFQEYKKISGKTIEQAMESEMSGELLHGLLAMVKTVHNRPAYFAERLEAAMKGLGTDDDALIRIIVSRCEIDLANIKFEYERMHGKTLLSAVKSEEEAGETSGDYRNALLALIGSA
- the LOC116916928 gene encoding annexin B10 isoform X1 → MSLSGDMEEYAEVPTVVPAANFDAVADAHALRAAMKGFGTDEQVIIDILCLRSNAQRQAITEAYKKEFGRVEEGSNKKPRQDLIADLKSELGGNFENVIIGLMLPTDEYCAKQLYKAMKGIGTSDDVLVEILCSRPYDEIVQIAAAYEKLYGSSLEADIQGDTSGPFQRLLVMALQGLRDNYAYDPAKAEEQAQILYNAGEGTVGTDENAFVEILGHAGQRHAYLIFQEYKKISGKTIEQAMESEMSGELLHGLLAMVKTVHNRPAYFAERLEAAMKGLGTDDDALIRIIVSRCEIDLANIKFEYERMHGKTLLSAVKSEEEAGETSGDYRNALLALIGSA
- the LOC116916928 gene encoding annexin B10 isoform X3; the encoded protein is MSLSGDMEEYAEVPTVVPAANFDAVADAHALRAAMKGFGTDEQVIIDILCLRSNAQRQAITEAYKKEFGRVEEGSNKKPRQDLIADLKSELGGNFENVIIGLMLPTDEYCAKQLYKAMKGIGTSDDVLVEILCSRPYDEIVQIAAAYEKLYGSSLEADIQGDTSGPFQRLLVMALQGLRDNYAYDPAKAEEQAQILYNAGEGTVGTDENAFVEILGHAGQRHAYLIFQEYKKISGKTIEQAMESEMSGELLHGLLAMVKTVHNRPAYFAERLEAAMKGLGTDDDALIRIIVSRCEIDLANIKFEYERMHGKTLLSAVKGETSGDYRNALLALIGSA
- the LOC116916927 gene encoding LOW QUALITY PROTEIN: MAU2 chromatid cohesion factor homolog (The sequence of the model RefSeq protein was modified relative to this genomic sequence to represent the inferred CDS: deleted 1 base in 1 codon) — encoded protein: MASTSSQDAWYLALLGLAEHFRVSTPPNIRMCVQCLQTVFTFKPPPRVEARTHLQLGNILVLYTKNVDLARSHLEQAWSLSQNIAAFDDIKYESASLLAELYEQQNQTNLAKPLLRKTIEMSQQNVFWHCRLLFQLAQIHSNERDYLSACGLLGVGADYAHISGAQYSRLLFTLSKCMLLLIDKKFNELHPLLAQVGPIIDNWQGSLQQKEYLKIFFLVLQVCQCLMSGQVKSVKPYLKQLQQSIQTITQPNLMPSDEDVSAGNSGDMFVWMSKEHLCVLVYVVTVMHSMQAGYMDKAQKYTEKAFLQIEKLKLSDNRSILTSFHILLLEHLILCRLVMGQKGQAIREVATAAQLCAAGPPRLLAAHSAQLHTLLGLYAMSMNSMEAAEAQLNVALRSTTDRELWTFANLNLAIVYLRMKREGDFNKLIENINPETLPSHSHSLRAAAFYVQGLQCFFQARYNEAKRYLRETLKMANAEDLNRLTSCSLVLLGHIFLSLGNSREAMNMVTPAMQLASKIPDVHIQLWASAILKDLYRMCGDGSREAEAYQTHANFSQLLMKDNYASHQSPEHALITWIEQPLTSFLQLGTSNVNNLGAPSTSNMIMPTPGSSSLM
- the LOC116916928 gene encoding annexin B10 isoform X2; its protein translation is MSLSGDMEEYAEVPTVVPAANFDAVADAHALRAAMKGFGTDEQVIIDILCLRSNAQRQAITEAYKKEFGRVEEGSNKKPRDLIADLKSELGGNFENVIIGLMLPTDEYCAKQLYKAMKGIGTSDDVLVEILCSRPYDEIVQIAAAYEKLYGSSLEADIQGDTSGPFQRLLVMALQGLRDNYAYDPAKAEEQAQILYNAGEGTVGTDENAFVEILGHAGQRHAYLIFQEYKKISGKTIEQAMESEMSGELLHGLLAMVKTVHNRPAYFAERLEAAMKGLGTDDDALIRIIVSRCEIDLANIKFEYERMHGKTLLSAVKSEEEAGETSGDYRNALLALIGSA